The sequence CGTGTCGTGGCTACACGTCGCGCTCGGATTGCTCGAGGGCGGCCTGGGCAGCGGCGAGCCGGGCGATGGGGACGCGGAACGGCGACGCGCTCACGTAGTCGAGGCCGGCCTGATGACAGAACTCGACGCTGCTCGGGTCGCCGCCGTGCTCGCCGCAGATGCCGAGCTTGATGTCCGGGCGCGTCTTGCGGCCGCGCTCGACGGCGATGCGGATCAGCTCGCCGACGCCCTCACGGTCCAGAACTTGGAAGGGGTCGTGCTTGAAGATGCCGTGCTCGACATAGTACGGCAGGAAGCGGCCGGAGTCGTCCCGGCTGAGGCCGAGCGTGGTCTGGGTGAGGTCGTTGGTGCCGAAGCTGAAGAACTCGGCCTGTTCGGCGATCTTGTCCGCCAGGAGCGCCGCGCGCGGGAGTTCGATCATCGTGCCGACCAGATAGGGGATGCTGCGCCCGGCCTCGGCGAACATCTCCCGCGCGACTCGGTCGACGACCTCCCGCTGGAGCCGGAGTTCCTCGACATCGCCCACGAGCGGGATCATGATCTCCGGGCGCACGTCGACCCCCTCGGCGGCGACATCCAGGGCGGCGCCGAAGATGGCACGGGCCTGCATCTCGGTGATCTCGGGCGCGGTGATGCCGAGACGGCAGCCGCGGTGGCCGAGCATCGGGTTGGCCTCCCGGAGCGCGACGACCTTGCTCTTGACGATTTCCGGGTCGATGCTCATCGTCCGCGCCAGCTCCTCGATCTCCGCGTCGGTGTGCGGGAGGAACTCGTGGAGCGGCGGGTCGAGCGTGCGGATGGTGACGGGGAACCCGTCCATCGCGCGGAAGATTCCGGCGAAGTCCTCCCGCTGCATGGGTTCGAGCTTGGCCAGGGCGGCGCGGCGCTCTTCCTCGGTGGTAGCAATGATCATCTCGCGGACGGCCCAGATACGGTCGCCCTGGAAGAACATGTGCTCGGTGCGGCAGAGGCCGATGCCCTGGGCGCCCAGCTCGCGGGCCTTGGCGGCGTCCTCCGGCGTGTCGGCGTTCGCGCGTACGCCGAGCTTGCGGATCTCGTCGGCCCAGCCGAGGAGCGTCGCGAGGTCGCCGTGGACCTGGGGCTCGATGGTCGGCACCTTCCCGAGCATCACGGCGCCGGTCGAGCCGTCGAGCGTGATGTAGTCCCCCTTCGGGATGACCGTGCCGTTGATAGTGATCTGCTGGCGGTCGTAGTCGACCTGCAGGGCAGTGCAGCCGACGACGGCGGGCTTGCCCATGCCGCGGGCGACGACCGCGGCGTGCGAGGTCATTCCGCCGCGGGCGGTGAGCACCGCGCGGGCAGCCAGCATGCCGTGGAAGTCCTCGGGCGAGGTCTCCAGCCGAACGAGGATGACGTCGTGGCCGTCCTCGGCCAGCGCCTTGGCCTCGTCGGCGTCGAACACGACCTGGCCGGTCGCGGCGCCGGGGCTGGCGGGCAGGCCGTTGGCCAGAACCTCACCCGTGTGGCCGGGGTCGATGGTCGGGTGGAGGAGTTGGTCGAGCTGGCTGGGCAAGACGCGCTGGACGGCCTCCTCCTTGCTGATCAGCCCCTCCTTGACCATGTCGACCGCGATCTTGACCGCCGCCGCGCCGGTGCGCTTGCCGGTGCGGGTCTGGAGCATGTAAAGCTTGCCGTTCTGGATCGTGAACTCGAGGTCTTGCATGTCGCGGTAGTGCTGCTCCAGCCGCTGGGCGATCTCCTGGAGTTGCTGGTACGCCGGGCCGACGTGCGGGTCATCGGCCATCTGCTCGATCGGCTGCGGCGTCCGGACCCCGGCGACGACATCCTCTCCCTGGGCGTTGGTCAGGTACTCGCCGAAGAGGCGCTTCTCGCCCGTGCTCGGGTTGCGGGTAAAGGCGACGCCGGTGGCGCAGTCGGGCCCCATGTTGCCGTAGACCATCGCCTGGACGTTGACGGCGGTGCCGAGGTTGTGGGGAATGTTGTTCGCGTTGCGGTAGTCGATGGCGCGGCGGTTGTTCCAGGACTCGAAGACGGCGATGATGGCCGCGCGGAGCTGGTCGTGGGGGTCGTCCGGGAAGTCCTGGCCCGTCTCGCGCCGGACGATCTCCTGAAACTCGGCGACCATGCGGCGCAGGTCATGGGCCGGGAGCTCGAAATCGTTGCGTACGCCGAGGGCGCGCTTGTGCTCGTCGATGACGTCCTCGAAGAGGTCGGCGTTCACGTCGAGGACGACCTTGGCGAACATCTGGATCAGGCGCCGATAGCAGTCATAGGCGAAGCGCTCGTCGGCCTCGGCGGCGAGACCCCGGACAGTGACGTCGTTGAGGCCGAGGTTGAGGATGGTGTCCATCATGCCCGGCATGGAGAACTTGGCGCCGGAGCGAACCGACACCAGCAGCGGGCGGTCGGGGCTACCGAAGGTGCGGCCCATCTGCCGCTCGATATCAGCGAGGCCGTCGAGCACCTGTTCCCAGAGTCCCTCTGGCAGGCTCGCGCCGTCCTCGAAATAGGCGTTGCAGGCTTCGGTGGTGACCGTGAAGCCGGGTGGCACGGGCAGACCGACGTTGGTCATCTCCGCGAGGTTGGCACCCTTGCCGCCCAGCAGGTCTCGTTGCTGTGCGTTCCCGTCCCGGAAGAGGTACACCCAGCGGTGCGCTGCCATCGGATACCTCCTGATGCTCGGGGAGGATTCCCCAACGGTTCCGCTGCGGCCTACGGGGAGTTGCGCCCGCTCGCGCACGCAACTCCGTGCTGACCGCGTTAATCTACGGTCAGATTGGCCAAGCTCGCCAGCAGGCGCTTCTGCCCGTGGCGCTTGAACTCGACGGTTACCTCTTGGTCACCTCGTGATGCACGCACCGCAGTAACAATGCCGTCGCCGAAGCGCGGGTGGAACACGCGCATCCCGGGTCGGAATTCGGGGACCGCCGCCGGCGGGGCGGCCGGCCCATTGCTGGCCACGACCGTGGGGCGCGTGCTGGGCCGCGGGGTAGCGGTGCGCAGCGCGGTCGTTTCGATCAACTCCGGCGGGATGGCGTCGACGAAGCGCGAGCGGATGCTGACGTCGTCGCGCCCCCAGACGGTGCGGCGGAAGGTGTGGGTGATGTACAGGCGCTCCTTGGCGCGGGTGATCCCGACATAGAAGAGGCGGCGTTCCTCCTCGACCTGCGCCTCACTCTCCATCGACCGGGCATGGGGCAGGATGCCCTCCTCAGCTCCGACCAGGAACACGACGGGGAACTCGAGCCCCTTCGCCGCGTGGAGGGTGATGAGGGTGACCTGATCGCCGCTCTCGTCAATCGTGTCGGCGTCGGCGATCAGGGCTGACTCCTCCAGGAAGATCTCGAGGGCCTCCGACTCGGGCAGTTCGTCGTACGTCATGAGCACGTTGCGGAGCTGGAGCACGTTCTCCCAGCGCTCCAGCGCCTCCGGATCGCCGCCCTCCTGGAACTGGGCGGCGAAGCCGGTCTGCTCAACGGCCGCGTCGAACAGAGCCGAGAGGGGCATTGAGCGGCTCTTGACCTCCAGGCCGGCGATGGTGCGGTAGACATCGGCGAGCAGCCTGGCAGGGCGGGTGCCGACGGGCGGCGCCGGGGCGCCGCTCTCGCCCGCGAGCGCGGCCAGGCCGGTGTAGACCGGGAGGCCGGTCTCGGAGGACCAGCGCTCCAGCTCCTGCAGCGTGCGCGCGCCGATCCCCTTGCCGAGCGGGGTGTTGGCGAGGACCCGCTGCAGGCTCACCGCGTCGCGCGGGTTGGCAATCAGGCGCAGGAGCGCCAGGGCGTCCTTAATCTCCCGGCGCTCGTAGAACCGGGTGCCGCCAACAAGCTGGTACGGGATATCGGCGCGGATGAGCGTATCCTCCAGCGGCCGGCTCTGCGCGTTGGTGCGGTAGAGCACCGCGATGTCACGGTAGCGGTAGCGACCCGACTGGACGAGGCGGCGGATCTCGCCGACGACGAACTGCGCCTCCTGGGTTTCGTCGTACGCTTCGCGCACGACCAGGCGATCGCCGCGCGGGTTCTCGGTCCGGAGCTGGCGGCGGATGCGCTGGGTGTTGGCGCGGATCACCTGGTCGGCGGCCTCGACGATCACGCCGGTGGAGCGGTAGTTCAGCTCCAGGTGCACCTCGGCGGCGTCAGGGAAGTCGCGCTTGAACTCCAGGATGTTGCGGATGTCGGCCTGCCGCCAGCCGTAGATCGACTGGTCGGGGTCGCCGACGACGCAGAGGTTCCGGTGCCCGGCCGCCAGGGCATGGACGAGCAGGTACTGGACGTGGTTGGTGTCCTGGTACTCATCGACCAGGATGTAGCGGTACCAGTCCTGATAGCGACGAAGCACATCGGGCTGCTCGTCGAATAGCCGGACCGTCTCCACCAGGAGGTCGTCGAAGTCGAGCGCGCGGTTGCGGCGCAGGATCTCCTGGTACCGCGGGTAGACGCGGCTGACAATCTCTTCCCAGTAGGTTTCGACCTGCTCGGCGAAGCGCGCCGGGTCGACCACCTGACTCTTAGCGGCGGAGATGCGGCTCAAGATCGGCCGCGGGGGAAACTGCTTCGGGTCGAGGTTGAGCGCCTTGAGCGCCTGCCGCACCGCGTCGATCTGGTCGGCGTCGTCGTAGATGGTGAAACGCGGGTCGAGGCCGATGAGGTGGCCGTCGCGCCGGAGGATGCGGACGCAGAGCGCGTGGAAGGTGCCGACGGTGAGCTGCCGGGCGCGCTCGGGACCGACCAGCACCTCGAGGCGATCGCGCATCTCGCGCGCGGCCTTGTTGGTGAAGGTGACGGCCAGGATGTTCCACGGCGAGACGCCCCGCTGGTCGATGAGGTAGGCGACACGGTGGGTCAGCACCCGTGTCTTGCCGCTACCCGGCCCGGCGACGACCAGGACCGGGCCCTCAGTGATCGTCACGGCGCGCTGCTGCGCCTCGTTCAACCCGCGGAGCAGATCCACGCCCCCGGAAGACGGCTCCCACACCAAACCGGCTCGTCCCTCCCTGCGATTCAGATTCCTGAGGCCGATTGTACCACCCGATGCGCGGACGTACGGTGTGTTCGGACACCGTCTCGATGCGCGCTGTCGGAACCGGGTTTGACGTCGAGGGGAGCGCCTGCTACACTTATTTGCGCTCTGAGCGCCGGTGTAGCTCAGCGGTAGAGCAGGGGACTCATAAGCCCTTGGTCGGTGGTTCGAATCCGCCCACCGGCACCGAGAATAGCAAGACGCGACGCAGGAAACCGAGCCAACCGGAGAACCGGGAGCGGCTCGGTTTTTCGTGTCCCGCTCGGTTGGGTCGACGCCGCACGCGCTAGGGACGAGCTCATCCGGGGTAGGGAACCGGGGGCTAACGTGCCAGGCGACGAGCTAGGGACCAGACGCCTGCAAGGACCGCCCCGAGGACGGCGAGGCGGGTGGCGGGGTAGTGCTCGAACACGCGAGTGTAGAGGCTGTTGGGCTTGGCCTTGGCGGTGAACTGGCCGGTGGTGGTGTAGGTGTCGGCGGGCATTGGGGCGGCGAAGTTGTCGAGGCCGTCGTCGGGTTGGTCGGTGCGCTGCATTCGGTACACGAGGTCGCCGACGAGCATGAGGCGGTCGAGGAGGCCGGGCATCGCGGCGTTGATGATCGCGAGCGGGCGGCCGGGGCCGATGTAGATCTCGGCCCGGGGGTGTTCGATGGCGAACAGGATGGCCTCAGCCACGGCGCCCGGCTCGTAGGTCGGGGGGATGGGGTGCGGCGCGAAACCGAGCCGCGAGCGGGCGTGGTGGGTGAACAGGGGCGTGTTGATTGAGAGCGGCATGATCAGGACGACCTTGATCCCAGGGTGATCTCGCGCCAGCTCCACGCGCAGGGCCTCGGTGAAGCCCTTCACCGCGAACTTCGAGGCCGAGTAGGCGGCGAGGAGCGGGATGCCGCGAGCGCCGACGGCGGATCCGACGTTGATGATGGTGCCCTGCCCATGGCGGATGAGATGCGGTAGGGCGGCCTTGGTCCCGTAGATCGTCCCCATCACGTTGACCTGCATCAGTCGCGCCGCGTCGTCCACGGTCATGTCTTCGACGCGGGAAGCCAGGTAGAGTCCGGCGTTGTTGATCCAGGTGTCGATACGGCCGAAGCGGTCGACGGCAGCCTCGGCGAGGCGCTCGACCTGCTGCCAGTCGGCGACGTCGGTCGGGACCACGTGGGCTTTGCCGCCGGCCTGCTGGATCTCCCGCGCCAGCGAGGCGAGCGCTTCCTCGTTGCGGGCGGCAAGGACCAGTGAGGCGCCACGCTCGCCGAGGCGGAGCGCGGTCTCACGGCCGATGCCGGATGATGCTCCGGTGATGACAACCACCTGCTCACGCAGCGGGCGGGGCATGGTTCCTCCTCCCTTCCAGGGCGTTTGCGCGTCGCGTACGCGGGGGCGACTGCCGGCACCAGTGCACGCGCGATGCCACTCGCGCCGGACATCTTGCGGTGAGGGCGACGTGGGTCGTCGGTAGGGCGTGGAGCGGCGTGCGTCGTTGAGCCGGGCCGAGTACCATGTTGGCAGCGCGACGGGCGCGGTCGGTGCCGGATGCCGGTTGGACTGGAGGTGTCGATCATGCCGGAGCGAGCCGCAATCTACACGTGGTTCCGCGGGGAGCAACATCCTGACCCGGAAGACGACCTCGACTCTCAGGAGGAGCGGTGCCGGGCCTACGCGCTCGCCCAGGGCTACCGGGTGGTCGACGTGTTCCGGGAGACGGCGTCGGAGCCGGGCGACGAGCGTCCGGAGCTGAAGCGACTCCGGACGCTCCTTTGGCGGCGTGGACTGGACGTCATCATCGCGACCCGCCCGGACCGAGTCTACGTCGACCTGAACCGCCTCACGCGCCTTAGCAACGAGGCCCGGCTGATGGGCGTACGGCTGGAGTTCCTGGAGCAGCCGTTCATCCTCCCCGAGGAGTGATCGCCGAGCGGAGTGCCCGCTGCGGCGTCTCGGGGAATTATCGGTTCAGGCGCCAGATGGCGGCGTTGAGCACGGTCGCGAAGGTGGTCCAGGCCAGGTAGGGGAGCATCAGCCCCGCCGCCCGACCGGAGATGCGCGAGAAGCGCAGGGTCGTCGCGACGACCGCGATCCAGAGGGCAACGATGTTGATCAGCGCCGCGAAGGGCGAGCGGGCCCCGAAGAAGGCGGCCGACCAGAGCACGTTCAGCCCGAGCTGGACGCCGAAGAGCCGGAGCGCGGGGCGTGCCTCCGGGTCGGTGTCGCGGTGTTGCCAGATCATCGCGGCGGCGATGCCCATGAGGGCGTAGAGCACGGTCCAGACGGGGCCGAAGACCCAACCCGGTGGGTTGAAACTTGGCTTGTTCAGTGTTTGGAACCAACCGTTGAGTCCGGCTCGGGTGAAGAAGGAGCCGATAAGGCCGGCGCCTTCGCAGATGAGAACCGCGACGATCGCCGGCTTGATCAGTCCGGTGCCTCTTCGAGTCTCTTCCATATTTTCCAACCTCCCCGAATTCTGAATGTCGGTGCAGCCGCGGTTCCCCGGTGTCCGTGACCGGCGCGCAGCCTTTCCTGTGCATCGCCTACGCACGCGGCGGGCCGCGCGTGGTCCGGTCCGTCCGGTGATACACTCGCGGCGACGGGATGCCGGGCCTGGCCCGGTGGACTGAGCGGTGGCGGCAGTCGTGGTGGCGTCCTTCGAGCGACACGTCCAAGCGGCTGTGGAGCGGGCCGGACTTGGCCCGGACGACTGCGTGCTGATCGGATTTTCCGGCGGGGCCGACTCGCTGGCCCTGACCGCCTCGCTTCAGGCGATCCACGCGGCGGGCCGGGGTCCCCGTCCGCTGGCACTGCACGTCAACCACCGGCTCCGGCCGGAGGCAGACGCAGACGCGGAGCGCGCGGTCGCGCTCGGGGAGGCCATGGGGGTGCCCGTCACCGTCGTCCCGGTCGATGTCGGCGCGTGGGACCGGGTGCTGCGGGAGGGGACCGAATCGGCGGCGCGGGCGGCCCGCTACGCGGCGCTGGCGTCGGCGGCTCGGGAGTGGGGGGTGCGCTGGGTTGCAGTGGCGCACACGGCCAACGACCAGGCGGAGACGGTACTGCTGCGGCTCGCCCGCGGAGCCGGGCTCGACGGGCTGGCGGGGATGCGGGAGCAGAGCCACCGGCCGGTGCCGCTCGACCCCGACGAGAGCGAGGTGGTGCCGCTGTGGCTGCTGCGCCCGCTGTTGGGACTGACCCGGGCGCAGGTGGAACGCTACGTCCGGGCGCGAGGTCTGGTGCCGATCGAGGACGCGTCAAATGTATCGCCGGTCTACCGGCGCAACCTCGTGCGGCACTCGGTCCTGCCGGAGTTGGAGCGGGTCGCGCCGGGGGTGATCGAGACCATCGCCCGTACGGCGACGTTGCTGGCGGACGACGCGGCGTATCTCCAGGCGGCGGCTGAGGCGGCGGGTGCGGACATCGTAGGGCGGGCCGGGCGGCTGGTGACAGTCGCGCGCGAGCCCCTGCGCAATCTGCACCCGGCGTTGCAGCGGCGCGTGCTGATCCTGGCGGCGCGGGAGGCTGGCGTCGACCCGGCTGGGCCGACGGCGGAACGGGTCGAGGCACTACGGCGGGCGGCGGTCGAGGGCGCGGTCGGCCGCGTGATCGAGGTCGGTGGGGGCGTCGGTGCGTGGGTGGACTACGCGTCGCTTGCCCTCGGGCCGCTGGAGAGTCTGGAGGAGGATCTGCGCCGGGCATCCGGCCGGCCGCTGATGCCGGCAGGCTCCGTGGAGCCGCTTCGGGCAGGGACGGAGATCGATCTCCCGCTGCTCAATGGTTGGCGGCTGCGGGGCCGCGTTGGACCCGGCGACTGGTGCCTGCGCACGCGCAGGGCGGGAGACCGGGTCGCCGTGTCACGCGGACGGCACCGATCGTTGCAGGACTTTCTGGTCGACGCCAAGGTGGCGGCATACCTGCGAGATTGGCTGCCGCTGCTGGAGCGGGATGGACTGATTGTGTGGGTGGCCGGTGTGCCGTCCCTGTCGTTCGACGACGCAGGGACGACGCTCCGGTGCGAGCGGTTGGAGGGCGACTGAGCCGTGGCGGAGGGTTTGAGGGACATTCCCCTGCACCGGGGTCTGGACCGGATTCTGATCGACGAGGAGACCCTGCAGGCGCGCGTCAGGGAACTGGGGCGGGAGATCAGCGAGTACTACGGCGACCGCAGTCCCCTCCTGGTTGGGGTGCTGACCGGGGCGTTCGTCTTCATGGCCGACCTGGCACGGGCGATGGCGATGCCGCTCCGCGTCGAATTCATGGCGGTGTCGAGCTATGGACAGGCGACCCAGACATCGGGTGTCGTGCGGATCCTGAAGGATCTCGATCGGCCTATTGAAGGTGAGCATGTGCTGCTGGTCGAGGACATTATCGACAGTGGGTTGACGCTGGAATATCTCATCGATGTCCTGCAGCGGCGCAACCCGGCCTCGCTGCGACTCGTGGCCTTGCTGCGCAAGAACAAGCCGCGCAGCGTGCCCGCGCGGGCCGACTGGGTGGGCTTCGAGATCCCCGACGAGTTCGTCGTCGGCTACGGGCTGGACGTTGCCGGCCGCTACCGGAACCTCCCGTTCGTCGCCGTGGTCAAGCCCGATGCCGTGCTGGGCAAATAGGGTGCCGATCACCCGGCTGCCGAGGCGTCGCGTCCTGTCTGTTATAATCAAGCTACCCTGTTTAGCCCGCGTGACCGTGGCGCAAGCACAGGGACCAATCGATGCGCATGGCGCGGTCGGAGGGCACTGAATGGCCGAAAACAAGTGGCTACGTAATGGGTTCGTCTGGATCGTCCTGATCATCGCGGTCGTCGCGCTGTGGGTCACGTTCATGAAGGACGGGGGCAGCGCGAGGGAAGAGAACTTCGCCGATGTCGCCGCGGACATCCGCCAGGGCCGCGTCGCGCGGATCGTGATGACCGAGGGCTCCAACGACATCCAGGTGCAGTACATCGGTGAGGAGGAGCCGCGTAGCAGCCGGCTTCCACCGGATGTCAACATCTACCAGGCACTCGAGCAGTATGGCCTGTCGGGGGCAGACGTCGAGATCCGGGTGAATCCCGCGAGCCAGTGGGGTAACTGGCTAAGCGCGCTCACATTCATCCTGCCGACGCTGTTCCTCATAGGTATCGTCATTTTCATGATGCGGCAGGCCCAGGGGACGAACAACCAGGCCATCTCCTTCGGGAAGAGCCGCGCGCGGATGTTCACTGGCAACAAGCCGACGGTGACGTTCGCGGACGTGGCCGGTGTTGAGGAGGCCAAGGAGGAGCTGGTCGAGGTCGTCGAGTTCCTCAAGTACCCGGACAAGTTCGCCTCGCTGGGTGCGCGCATCCCGCGCGGGGTCCTGCTGGTTGGCCCGCCGGGCACGGGCAAGACACTCTTGTCGCGGGCTGTGGCCGGTGAGGCGGGCGTCCCGTTCTTCAGCATCAGCGGCTCCGAATTCGTCGAGATGTTCGTAGGCGTCGGCGCCAGTCGCGTGCGCGACCTGTTCGACCAGGCGAAGCGCAATGCTCCCTGCATCGTCTTCATCGACGAGATCGACGCGGTCGGCCGCCAGCGCGGCGCCGGTCTGGGCGGCAGTCATGACGAGCGCGAGCAGACGCTGAACCAGATCCTGGTCGAGATGGATGGCTTCGACAGCACGACCAACGTGATCGTGATCGCGGCCACCAACCGACCGGACGTGCTCGACCCGGCACTGCTCCGCCCGGGCCGCTTCGACCGCCAGGTCGTGCTCGACCGGCCGGACATCGCCGGGCGCCGTGCGATCCTCGAAGTCCACTCGCGCGGCAAGCCGCTGGAGAGCGATGTCGACCTGGAGGAACTGGCGCGTCAGACGCCGGGCTTCTCGGGCGCCGATCTGGAGAACCTGGTCAACGAGGCGGCCATCCTGGCGGCGCGGCGCAACAAGAAGACGATTGGACGCCGAGAGCTGACCGAGGCCATCGATCGGGTCATCGCCGGGCCGGAGCGCAAGAGCCGGGTGCTCAGCGAGCGCGAGAAGCTGATGACGGCGTACCACGAGGCGGGGCACGCCCTGGTGGCGCGCATGTTGCCGCACGCCGACCCGGTGCACAAGGTGTCAATCGTCGCGCGCGGCATGATGGGTGGATACACCCGCGTCCTGCCTGAGGAGGATCGCTTCTTCTGGACGAAGAAGCAGTTCGAGGACCAGCTTGCTGTCTTCATGGGCGGACACGTGGCCGAGGAGCTGGTGTTCCAGGAAATCTCCACCGGGGCGGCCAACGACATCGAGCGGGCCACCAACCTGGCTCGCCGGATGGTCACCGAGTACGGCATGAGCAAGACGCTCGGGCCGCTGGCGTTCGGCCGCAAGGAGGAGCTGGTCTTCCTGGGCCGGGAGATCAACGAGCAGCGGAACTACAGCGACGAAGTCGCCTACATGATCGACCAGGAGATCCGCAGCCTGATCGACACCGCCTACAAGCGGGCCCACGAGATCCTGAGCCAGCACATGGACAAG is a genomic window of Sphaerobacter thermophilus DSM 20745 containing:
- the ppdK gene encoding pyruvate, phosphate dikinase, yielding MAAHRWVYLFRDGNAQQRDLLGGKGANLAEMTNVGLPVPPGFTVTTEACNAYFEDGASLPEGLWEQVLDGLADIERQMGRTFGSPDRPLLVSVRSGAKFSMPGMMDTILNLGLNDVTVRGLAAEADERFAYDCYRRLIQMFAKVVLDVNADLFEDVIDEHKRALGVRNDFELPAHDLRRMVAEFQEIVRRETGQDFPDDPHDQLRAAIIAVFESWNNRRAIDYRNANNIPHNLGTAVNVQAMVYGNMGPDCATGVAFTRNPSTGEKRLFGEYLTNAQGEDVVAGVRTPQPIEQMADDPHVGPAYQQLQEIAQRLEQHYRDMQDLEFTIQNGKLYMLQTRTGKRTGAAAVKIAVDMVKEGLISKEEAVQRVLPSQLDQLLHPTIDPGHTGEVLANGLPASPGAATGQVVFDADEAKALAEDGHDVILVRLETSPEDFHGMLAARAVLTARGGMTSHAAVVARGMGKPAVVGCTALQVDYDRQQITINGTVIPKGDYITLDGSTGAVMLGKVPTIEPQVHGDLATLLGWADEIRKLGVRANADTPEDAAKARELGAQGIGLCRTEHMFFQGDRIWAVREMIIATTEEERRAALAKLEPMQREDFAGIFRAMDGFPVTIRTLDPPLHEFLPHTDAEIEELARTMSIDPEIVKSKVVALREANPMLGHRGCRLGITAPEITEMQARAIFGAALDVAAEGVDVRPEIMIPLVGDVEELRLQREVVDRVAREMFAEAGRSIPYLVGTMIELPRAALLADKIAEQAEFFSFGTNDLTQTTLGLSRDDSGRFLPYYVEHGIFKHDPFQVLDREGVGELIRIAVERGRKTRPDIKLGICGEHGGDPSSVEFCHQAGLDYVSASPFRVPIARLAAAQAALEQSERDV
- a CDS encoding ATP-dependent helicase → MWEPSSGGVDLLRGLNEAQQRAVTITEGPVLVVAGPGSGKTRVLTHRVAYLIDQRGVSPWNILAVTFTNKAAREMRDRLEVLVGPERARQLTVGTFHALCVRILRRDGHLIGLDPRFTIYDDADQIDAVRQALKALNLDPKQFPPRPILSRISAAKSQVVDPARFAEQVETYWEEIVSRVYPRYQEILRRNRALDFDDLLVETVRLFDEQPDVLRRYQDWYRYILVDEYQDTNHVQYLLVHALAAGHRNLCVVGDPDQSIYGWRQADIRNILEFKRDFPDAAEVHLELNYRSTGVIVEAADQVIRANTQRIRRQLRTENPRGDRLVVREAYDETQEAQFVVGEIRRLVQSGRYRYRDIAVLYRTNAQSRPLEDTLIRADIPYQLVGGTRFYERREIKDALALLRLIANPRDAVSLQRVLANTPLGKGIGARTLQELERWSSETGLPVYTGLAALAGESGAPAPPVGTRPARLLADVYRTIAGLEVKSRSMPLSALFDAAVEQTGFAAQFQEGGDPEALERWENVLQLRNVLMTYDELPESEALEIFLEESALIADADTIDESGDQVTLITLHAAKGLEFPVVFLVGAEEGILPHARSMESEAQVEEERRLFYVGITRAKERLYITHTFRRTVWGRDDVSIRSRFVDAIPPELIETTALRTATPRPSTRPTVVASNGPAAPPAAVPEFRPGMRVFHPRFGDGIVTAVRASRGDQEVTVEFKRHGQKRLLASLANLTVD
- a CDS encoding SDR family oxidoreductase produces the protein MPRPLREQVVVITGASSGIGRETALRLGERGASLVLAARNEEALASLAREIQQAGGKAHVVPTDVADWQQVERLAEAAVDRFGRIDTWINNAGLYLASRVEDMTVDDAARLMQVNVMGTIYGTKAALPHLIRHGQGTIINVGSAVGARGIPLLAAYSASKFAVKGFTEALRVELARDHPGIKVVLIMPLSINTPLFTHHARSRLGFAPHPIPPTYEPGAVAEAILFAIEHPRAEIYIGPGRPLAIINAAMPGLLDRLMLVGDLVYRMQRTDQPDDGLDNFAAPMPADTYTTTGQFTAKAKPNSLYTRVFEHYPATRLAVLGAVLAGVWSLARRLAR
- a CDS encoding recombinase family protein: MPERAAIYTWFRGEQHPDPEDDLDSQEERCRAYALAQGYRVVDVFRETASEPGDERPELKRLRTLLWRRGLDVIIATRPDRVYVDLNRLTRLSNEARLMGVRLEFLEQPFILPEE
- a CDS encoding TspO/MBR family protein, with the translated sequence MEETRRGTGLIKPAIVAVLICEGAGLIGSFFTRAGLNGWFQTLNKPSFNPPGWVFGPVWTVLYALMGIAAAMIWQHRDTDPEARPALRLFGVQLGLNVLWSAAFFGARSPFAALINIVALWIAVVATTLRFSRISGRAAGLMLPYLAWTTFATVLNAAIWRLNR
- the tilS gene encoding tRNA lysidine(34) synthetase TilS produces the protein MAAVVVASFERHVQAAVERAGLGPDDCVLIGFSGGADSLALTASLQAIHAAGRGPRPLALHVNHRLRPEADADAERAVALGEAMGVPVTVVPVDVGAWDRVLREGTESAARAARYAALASAAREWGVRWVAVAHTANDQAETVLLRLARGAGLDGLAGMREQSHRPVPLDPDESEVVPLWLLRPLLGLTRAQVERYVRARGLVPIEDASNVSPVYRRNLVRHSVLPELERVAPGVIETIARTATLLADDAAYLQAAAEAAGADIVGRAGRLVTVAREPLRNLHPALQRRVLILAAREAGVDPAGPTAERVEALRRAAVEGAVGRVIEVGGGVGAWVDYASLALGPLESLEEDLRRASGRPLMPAGSVEPLRAGTEIDLPLLNGWRLRGRVGPGDWCLRTRRAGDRVAVSRGRHRSLQDFLVDAKVAAYLRDWLPLLERDGLIVWVAGVPSLSFDDAGTTLRCERLEGD
- the hpt gene encoding hypoxanthine phosphoribosyltransferase, producing MRDIPLHRGLDRILIDEETLQARVRELGREISEYYGDRSPLLVGVLTGAFVFMADLARAMAMPLRVEFMAVSSYGQATQTSGVVRILKDLDRPIEGEHVLLVEDIIDSGLTLEYLIDVLQRRNPASLRLVALLRKNKPRSVPARADWVGFEIPDEFVVGYGLDVAGRYRNLPFVAVVKPDAVLGK
- the ftsH gene encoding ATP-dependent zinc metalloprotease FtsH — encoded protein: MAENKWLRNGFVWIVLIIAVVALWVTFMKDGGSAREENFADVAADIRQGRVARIVMTEGSNDIQVQYIGEEEPRSSRLPPDVNIYQALEQYGLSGADVEIRVNPASQWGNWLSALTFILPTLFLIGIVIFMMRQAQGTNNQAISFGKSRARMFTGNKPTVTFADVAGVEEAKEELVEVVEFLKYPDKFASLGARIPRGVLLVGPPGTGKTLLSRAVAGEAGVPFFSISGSEFVEMFVGVGASRVRDLFDQAKRNAPCIVFIDEIDAVGRQRGAGLGGSHDEREQTLNQILVEMDGFDSTTNVIVIAATNRPDVLDPALLRPGRFDRQVVLDRPDIAGRRAILEVHSRGKPLESDVDLEELARQTPGFSGADLENLVNEAAILAARRNKKTIGRRELTEAIDRVIAGPERKSRVLSEREKLMTAYHEAGHALVARMLPHADPVHKVSIVARGMMGGYTRVLPEEDRFFWTKKQFEDQLAVFMGGHVAEELVFQEISTGAANDIERATNLARRMVTEYGMSKTLGPLAFGRKEELVFLGREINEQRNYSDEVAYMIDQEIRSLIDTAYKRAHEILSQHMDKLEAIAMLLMEAETIDGHELEALFDEPRPRPQLVGPPVTRPAALAHKTEEADRGGERSPHPQPHPSPTMRPQPAS